The Methanoplanus sp. FWC-SCC4 genome has a window encoding:
- a CDS encoding TrmB family transcriptional regulator translates to MEETAIETLKTLGLTEYEAKAYVAVVGLGMSTAREIHEKSGVPQGRIYSVLSSLVQKGYVEIQDGKPAYYHSDNPGVVINQARVHLKEAIEETENYLNNLHYDTKPPSPFWTIHSEWGIKSRFKTLIQNAEKEIIFFVSDPKVFLKYVNDIKKAKRKVDIEIYAEDKNDFAGTNLRINEFNERTHRFGEEMKIRSPDLETGIDVGFFAIIDESSGLLVGRLDEKPFGNLFRMPGFCFMLKSFMQTLNDNKY, encoded by the coding sequence ATGGAAGAAACTGCAATTGAAACATTAAAAACACTCGGACTAACGGAATATGAAGCAAAGGCGTATGTTGCAGTAGTAGGGCTTGGGATGTCAACAGCAAGAGAGATTCATGAAAAAAGCGGCGTCCCGCAGGGAAGAATCTACTCTGTACTGAGCAGTCTTGTTCAGAAGGGATATGTTGAAATTCAGGACGGAAAACCTGCATATTATCACTCCGACAACCCGGGCGTCGTCATAAACCAGGCAAGAGTGCATCTTAAAGAAGCGATTGAAGAGACAGAAAATTACCTGAACAATCTTCACTACGATACAAAACCCCCGTCGCCTTTCTGGACGATACACAGTGAGTGGGGTATAAAAAGCCGCTTTAAGACACTCATCCAGAATGCCGAAAAGGAGATAATTTTCTTTGTATCTGATCCAAAGGTATTCCTAAAATATGTAAACGATATCAAAAAGGCCAAAAGAAAGGTGGATATCGAAATCTATGCAGAGGATAAAAACGATTTTGCCGGTACAAACCTGAGAATTAATGAATTCAATGAGAGAACACATAGATTCGGAGAGGAGATGAAAATCAGGTCACCTGACCTTGAAACAGGGATTGATGTCGGTTTTTTTGCAATCATTGATGAATCATCCGGCCTTCTTGTTGGAAGACTTGACGAAAAACCGTTTGGAAATCTCTTCAGAATGCCGGGATTCTGCTTTATGCTAAAGTCTTTCATGCAAACTCTCAACGATAACAAATATTAA